In one Rhizobium lentis genomic region, the following are encoded:
- a CDS encoding ABC transporter ATP-binding protein: MAILELKDVSKSFGALVVAEGVDFSVAPGEALGIIGPNGAGKSTLFNLINGNLAVASGSIELDGHDVTRLPPMQRCLAGMGRTFQIPQPFERLTVYENLLVAGAFGTQQRESDVTAICADILVETGLIAKANRPASSLTLLERKRLELARALATQPKLLLLDEIAGGLTEGECRQLVATIKRVHQRGIAIIWIEHVLHALTAVVERILVLNFGRVIGIGEPDAIMASREVREIYLGMEV; the protein is encoded by the coding sequence ATGGCCATTCTGGAACTCAAGGATGTCTCGAAATCCTTCGGCGCGCTCGTCGTCGCCGAAGGGGTCGACTTTTCGGTCGCGCCCGGCGAAGCGCTCGGCATTATCGGTCCCAATGGGGCCGGCAAGTCGACGCTGTTCAACCTGATCAATGGCAATCTCGCGGTTGCCTCCGGTTCCATAGAGCTCGATGGGCATGACGTGACCCGTTTGCCGCCGATGCAGCGTTGCCTGGCGGGCATGGGACGCACATTCCAGATCCCGCAGCCTTTCGAACGCCTGACGGTCTATGAGAATCTCCTCGTTGCCGGTGCTTTCGGCACGCAGCAAAGGGAGAGCGACGTCACCGCCATTTGCGCCGACATTCTTGTCGAGACCGGGCTGATCGCCAAGGCAAACAGGCCCGCGTCGTCGCTGACGCTTCTGGAGCGCAAGCGGCTGGAGTTGGCGCGGGCGCTCGCGACCCAGCCGAAGCTTCTGTTGCTCGACGAAATCGCCGGAGGGCTGACCGAGGGCGAATGCCGCCAGCTGGTAGCGACGATCAAGCGCGTCCATCAGCGCGGGATTGCGATCATCTGGATCGAGCACGTGCTACATGCCCTGACCGCTGTTGTGGAACGTATTCTCGTTCTCAATTTTGGCCGGGTCATCGGCATCGGTGAACCAGATGCGATCATGGCATCGCGCGAGGTCCGCGAAATCTATCTCGGGATGGAAGTTTGA
- a CDS encoding ABC transporter substrate-binding protein, translated as MFTRRDLLKTAAAGGALIATSGLSAPAIAQDKAIKLGYVSPQTGPLAGFGEADKFVINSFLATTKKLGLNYEVVVKDSQSNPNRAAEVAKELIVDDQVNLMLVSSTPETTNPVSTTCEGEQMPCISTVAPWQPWFIGQQGNPGDPASWKPFDYAYHFFWGLEDIIAVFTGMWGQIETNKKIGGLFPNDGDGNAWGDKVVGFPPVLEKLGYGLTDTGRYQNLTDDFSAQINAFKQARTDILTGVMIPPDLTTFWNQAKQQGLTPKIASIGKALLFPQTVEALGDAGHNLSTEVWWTPSHPFKSSLTGETTAAVADAFTRETNRPWTQPIGFAHALFELAVDVMKRAEDVGDGDAVAKAIGETKLDTLVGPIAWGNEKLPPFAQKNVAKTPLVGGQWRLKSGGGYDLVVVENGLAPNVPLGGNLEALA; from the coding sequence ATGTTTACGAGACGCGATCTTCTGAAAACGGCCGCCGCTGGCGGTGCGCTCATCGCAACGTCCGGCCTTTCGGCGCCGGCTATTGCCCAGGACAAGGCTATCAAACTTGGCTATGTCAGTCCGCAGACCGGTCCGCTGGCAGGTTTCGGCGAAGCAGACAAATTCGTCATCAACTCGTTCTTGGCGACGACGAAGAAGCTTGGGCTGAACTACGAGGTTGTGGTCAAGGATAGTCAGTCCAATCCCAACCGCGCCGCCGAGGTGGCGAAGGAACTTATCGTCGACGACCAGGTCAACCTGATGCTGGTATCGTCCACGCCGGAGACGACCAACCCGGTTTCCACTACATGCGAAGGCGAGCAGATGCCCTGCATTTCGACGGTGGCGCCTTGGCAGCCGTGGTTCATCGGCCAGCAGGGCAACCCCGGTGACCCAGCCTCATGGAAGCCGTTCGACTATGCCTATCATTTCTTTTGGGGGCTCGAGGATATCATTGCCGTCTTCACCGGCATGTGGGGTCAGATCGAGACCAACAAGAAGATCGGCGGCCTGTTCCCGAATGACGGCGACGGCAATGCCTGGGGCGACAAAGTTGTGGGCTTCCCGCCGGTTCTGGAAAAACTCGGCTATGGCCTGACGGATACCGGTCGCTACCAGAACCTGACCGACGATTTTTCGGCGCAGATCAACGCTTTCAAGCAGGCGCGCACCGACATTCTGACCGGCGTCATGATCCCGCCCGACCTCACGACGTTCTGGAACCAGGCAAAGCAGCAAGGCCTGACGCCGAAGATCGCCTCGATCGGCAAGGCGCTTCTCTTCCCGCAGACGGTTGAAGCGCTGGGTGATGCGGGTCACAACCTGTCGACCGAAGTCTGGTGGACGCCGAGCCATCCGTTCAAGTCGTCGCTGACCGGTGAGACAACTGCGGCGGTCGCCGATGCCTTTACCAGGGAGACCAACCGTCCCTGGACGCAGCCGATCGGCTTTGCCCATGCACTCTTCGAGCTGGCGGTGGATGTCATGAAACGCGCCGAGGATGTCGGCGACGGCGACGCCGTCGCCAAGGCGATCGGCGAAACAAAGCTCGACACGCTGGTCGGGCCGATTGCCTGGGGCAACGAGAAACTGCCGCCCTTTGCCCAGAAGAACGTCGCCAAAACCCCGCTCGTCGGTGGCCAGTGGCGTCTGAAATCCGGCGGTGGCTACGATCTGGTGGTTGTCGAAAACGGCCTCGCTCCGAACGTGCCGCTCGGCGGCAACCTCGAGGCACTGGCGTAA
- a CDS encoding LysR family transcriptional regulator, with protein sequence MKLDERHLMQLAAVVKAGGVTEGAALLGMAQPAVSRTLSMLEKRLGEPLFIKGRRPLQPTPFGLSLAEHGLVMLAASRKASDLVDSFRVGRSGTVRVGGTPFFMDALIAQLCAEFQQTHPDVRIDQSYGYFPDLRAALKADQIDIAICPIDILDEGSGLEFQQILPGRNVIACRSTHPLLLKRRPQPSHLLEYPWIAPPPGSPLLADLRALLLSFGATELKIRYSGGSLMGVINYLKAADALTVMPHSVVFAQRKEKAITALPITIPHPERALAILKRTDAPRSPAVDHFAGFIRTGFESLRHLIKRHEEAVIWGQ encoded by the coding sequence ATGAAACTGGATGAACGCCATCTCATGCAGCTCGCCGCCGTCGTCAAGGCCGGGGGCGTAACCGAGGGTGCTGCCCTGCTCGGCATGGCGCAGCCGGCCGTGTCGCGAACGCTGTCGATGCTGGAAAAGCGTCTGGGCGAGCCACTTTTTATTAAGGGCCGCAGGCCACTGCAGCCAACCCCATTCGGCCTGTCGCTTGCCGAGCATGGCCTAGTGATGCTTGCCGCTTCCCGCAAGGCATCCGATCTGGTCGACAGTTTCAGGGTCGGCCGCAGCGGCACCGTACGGGTTGGCGGCACGCCGTTCTTCATGGACGCCCTGATCGCCCAGCTTTGCGCCGAGTTCCAGCAGACGCATCCGGACGTTCGCATCGACCAGAGCTACGGATACTTCCCCGATCTCAGGGCGGCGCTGAAGGCTGACCAGATCGACATTGCCATCTGCCCGATCGATATTCTCGACGAAGGATCCGGCCTTGAGTTCCAGCAGATCCTCCCGGGACGCAATGTGATCGCCTGCCGCTCGACGCATCCGCTGCTTCTGAAGCGCCGGCCGCAGCCGAGCCATCTTCTGGAATACCCATGGATTGCGCCGCCACCGGGCAGTCCACTGCTCGCCGATCTGCGCGCCCTGCTTCTGTCCTTTGGCGCCACCGAGCTGAAGATCCGTTATTCCGGCGGTTCGCTGATGGGTGTCATCAATTACCTGAAGGCTGCAGACGCGCTGACAGTGATGCCACACAGTGTCGTGTTCGCGCAGCGCAAGGAAAAGGCGATCACGGCACTACCGATCACCATCCCGCACCCCGAGCGGGCGCTCGCCATCCTCAAGCGCACCGACGCACCTCGCTCGCCTGCTGTCGACCACTTCGCAGGCTTCATCCGCACTGGTTTTGAGAGCCTGCGTCATCTTATCAAGCGTCACGAAGAAGCGGTGATCTGGGGGCAGTAG
- a CDS encoding maleylacetate reductase, whose translation MSRAFSFVGSPARIVFGVGSKAAVGEWIAKSGCRRALVLSTPHQKADAEALALEIGELGCGVFAGAAMHTPVDVTDAAMKVVTETGADCVVSLGGGSTTGLGKAIAYRTDILQIVVPTTYAGSEVTPILGQTEGGRKTTVRDAKILPEIVIYDPALTYGLPVSMSITSGLNAMAHAVEGLYAQDRNPISTLMALEGLRAFARSLPVIIKSPGDEEARSDALYGAWLCGTVLGTVGMALHHKICHTLGGSFDTPHAETHAVMLPHTAAFNAIAAEPELAGAAEIFEGSIGGGLWDFARAIGAPLSLKEFGLTEADLDRAASIAVENPYWNPRPIGRDSIRMLLQDAWEGRRPAN comes from the coding sequence ATGAGCAGAGCATTTTCCTTTGTGGGCAGTCCGGCCCGGATCGTGTTCGGCGTGGGTTCCAAAGCCGCCGTCGGCGAGTGGATCGCAAAATCCGGATGCCGGCGCGCATTGGTACTCTCGACGCCACATCAGAAGGCCGATGCCGAGGCTCTGGCGCTGGAGATCGGCGAGCTCGGCTGCGGCGTCTTTGCCGGTGCGGCCATGCATACGCCTGTCGATGTTACGGATGCGGCAATGAAGGTGGTCACCGAGACGGGGGCGGATTGTGTCGTTTCGCTCGGCGGTGGATCGACGACCGGGCTCGGCAAGGCGATCGCCTATCGCACCGACATCCTGCAGATCGTGGTACCGACGACCTATGCGGGGTCGGAGGTGACGCCGATCCTCGGACAGACGGAGGGCGGGCGCAAGACGACGGTGCGTGACGCGAAGATTCTCCCGGAGATCGTTATTTACGATCCGGCGCTGACGTACGGGCTGCCGGTGTCAATGAGCATAACCAGCGGCCTGAACGCGATGGCCCATGCCGTCGAGGGTCTCTATGCACAGGACCGCAATCCCATCTCGACGCTGATGGCTCTCGAAGGCTTGCGCGCCTTTGCCCGCAGTTTGCCCGTCATCATCAAATCACCAGGGGACGAAGAGGCCCGCAGCGACGCGCTTTACGGCGCCTGGCTGTGCGGTACGGTGCTCGGTACCGTCGGCATGGCCCTGCATCATAAGATCTGCCACACGCTCGGCGGCTCCTTTGATACGCCGCATGCGGAAACGCATGCAGTGATGCTGCCGCATACGGCTGCCTTCAATGCAATTGCCGCGGAGCCGGAGTTGGCGGGTGCGGCTGAGATCTTCGAGGGCTCGATCGGCGGCGGGCTCTGGGACTTCGCCAGGGCGATCGGTGCGCCGCTGTCGCTCAAGGAATTTGGATTGACGGAGGCCGATCTCGATCGCGCCGCATCGATTGCGGTCGAGAACCCCTACTGGAATCCCCGGCCCATCGGCCGGGACTCGATCCGAATGCTTTTACAGGATGCTTGGGAAGGCCGGCGCCCGGCCAATTGA
- a CDS encoding MFS transporter, whose protein sequence is MLQKAFEPQCKAVSSHCTDKTQHRRRGLTLFALALGSFCIGTSEFASMGVLQLFAESLDISIPVATNAITAYAFGVVIGAPLVTLAAARFNRKTLLLALLCIFIVGNVLSAIAVNLGMFAFARFVSGMPQGAYFGAGAVVASYIVGPGHGGKAFALVMTGLTVATIIGSPVATFLGQNLGWRNTYFAVAGVGFLALLALSVWVPRTDALNGGPIAQELSSLRRASVWNMMLVAALGIASIFAVYTFIGPFVTDIAGIDQAWIPPALALFGIGMTLGNLIGGRLADSHPSRGLIIGFGGALIVLAFLASFGGNVVLLMTGLFGVGTTMMIAIPTIQVRLTSFAPEAPTLMGAMNLAALNVANAIGAWAGGAAIAAGFGLLSAVWAGFALTFLGLIVFAITQPRAPQLAEA, encoded by the coding sequence ATGCTCCAAAAAGCATTTGAACCTCAATGTAAGGCAGTCAGTTCCCATTGCACGGACAAGACGCAGCATCGGCGCCGGGGCCTGACTTTGTTTGCACTTGCCCTTGGAAGCTTCTGCATCGGAACCTCCGAATTCGCCAGCATGGGGGTTCTGCAGCTCTTTGCCGAAAGCCTTGATATCAGCATACCGGTGGCGACGAACGCGATCACCGCCTATGCCTTTGGCGTCGTGATCGGGGCTCCGCTCGTCACTCTGGCGGCTGCCCGCTTCAACCGGAAGACTCTGCTCCTGGCGTTGCTCTGCATTTTCATCGTTGGCAACGTACTCTCGGCGATCGCAGTCAATCTCGGCATGTTCGCCTTCGCCCGCTTCGTCAGCGGGATGCCCCAAGGCGCCTATTTCGGGGCCGGCGCTGTCGTCGCCTCCTACATCGTTGGCCCTGGACACGGCGGCAAGGCTTTTGCGCTTGTCATGACAGGGCTTACCGTCGCAACGATCATCGGTTCTCCAGTCGCTACCTTCCTCGGGCAGAATCTCGGTTGGCGGAACACCTATTTCGCCGTTGCCGGCGTAGGTTTTCTGGCGCTCCTGGCGCTGTCGGTATGGGTACCGCGGACTGACGCGTTGAATGGCGGACCGATCGCGCAAGAGTTGAGCTCGCTTCGTCGCGCATCTGTCTGGAACATGATGCTCGTCGCCGCGCTGGGGATCGCCAGCATTTTTGCCGTTTACACCTTCATTGGGCCATTCGTGACCGATATTGCAGGGATAGACCAGGCCTGGATTCCACCAGCGCTCGCTCTTTTCGGTATCGGCATGACGCTAGGCAATCTGATTGGCGGACGGCTTGCCGATAGCCACCCCTCGAGGGGGCTCATCATCGGTTTCGGCGGAGCGTTGATCGTGCTCGCATTTCTTGCATCCTTCGGCGGCAATGTTGTGCTGCTCATGACCGGCCTCTTCGGTGTCGGCACCACGATGATGATTGCGATCCCCACGATCCAAGTGAGGTTAACAAGCTTTGCCCCGGAAGCGCCGACATTGATGGGCGCCATGAACCTCGCGGCACTCAATGTTGCCAACGCCATCGGCGCCTGGGCCGGCGGGGCGGCAATCGCCGCGGGATTTGGCCTCCTTTCTGCAGTCTGGGCCGGCTTCGCCCTCACGTTTCTTGGCCTGATTGTGTTCGCCATCACGCAGCCACGTGCGCCCCAACTCGCCGAGGCGTGA
- a CDS encoding dioxygenase: MAAQTQALTFSEATSSQAFAERFPANRNGKLAELIAAAVMHVHELIKEFRPTQDDWRKVLLFLTEVGHASDERRQEWVLLSDLIGASALVEEINSRRPKGATPNTIRGPFYRDNAPARAPGSSISIDGKGEPLVVSVRVQDLDGLPIADAEVVTWQANAEGFYENQQPDLQPEHNLRGLFRTNAEGRFHYRSVVPAGYGVPSDGPVGRLLSGAGYPLHRPAHLHFVVRAKGFETITTHIYDSRDPHLGEDALFGVRPELIARFEPVEVGGKRGQAVELTFVMVRSRPGRAS, from the coding sequence ATGGCTGCGCAAACCCAGGCGCTCACATTCAGCGAGGCGACCTCGTCGCAAGCCTTTGCCGAGCGTTTTCCGGCGAACAGGAACGGCAAGCTTGCCGAGCTGATCGCCGCAGCCGTCATGCATGTCCACGAGCTGATCAAGGAGTTCCGCCCCACTCAGGACGACTGGCGCAAGGTTCTACTTTTTCTGACCGAGGTCGGGCATGCCTCCGACGAACGGCGCCAGGAATGGGTGCTTCTCTCGGACCTGATCGGCGCGTCGGCTCTGGTCGAGGAAATCAATTCCCGCCGTCCCAAGGGCGCCACCCCGAATACCATCCGCGGACCCTTCTATCGCGACAACGCGCCGGCGCGCGCGCCCGGATCGTCGATTTCCATCGACGGCAAGGGTGAGCCGCTCGTGGTATCGGTCCGCGTCCAGGATCTCGACGGCCTGCCGATCGCCGATGCCGAAGTCGTCACCTGGCAGGCCAACGCCGAGGGCTTTTACGAGAACCAGCAGCCGGACCTTCAGCCGGAGCACAACCTGCGTGGGCTGTTTCGCACGAATGCAGAGGGGCGCTTTCACTATCGGTCCGTCGTGCCAGCTGGTTACGGCGTTCCGAGCGATGGCCCTGTCGGCCGCCTGCTTTCAGGAGCGGGATATCCCCTTCACCGTCCGGCGCATCTGCATTTCGTGGTGCGCGCCAAGGGCTTTGAGACGATCACCACACATATCTACGATTCCCGCGATCCGCATCTTGGCGAGGACGCGCTGTTCGGCGTCCGGCCGGAACTCATTGCCAGGTTCGAGCCTGTAGAGGTCGGCGGCAAGCGCGGCCAAGCGGTCGAGCTCACCTTCGTCATGGTGCGTTCCAGGCCGGGGAGGGCGTCATGA